Genomic window (Gelria sp. Kuro-4):
TGGAAGAAGTAGCATAACAACAAGCACGCCGACGGCCACCAGTTTTTGTCCCCACTTCCAACGCAGCACGTGAATGCCCTCCTTCAAAGTAGAATCGTACGGACCAGGCGCCTTTGTCTTACGTCTTCTTGTTTCTTCTTGGGTTTACTTTTGGCCGTTTCCCCACGGTGGGAGCTTTTTGTCCCAATCGAGGGCGTTGTACTTCTTAAGGACCTGTAAGAGCTCTTTGATGTCGATGGCGTCGCGGGTGTTGCCGTCGCGGCCGACCACGGTGGTGGCCTTGAGCAAAGAGTTGAGCACGGCTTCCTCGGTAGCCTCAACGGTAGCCAGAAAGAGGGCGGACATGGAGTCGTTGCTGACGACTTCGCTCTTGATGGTGAGGCCGGAGCTGTGCGGGATGCGCTGGGCCGTGGAGAACGCGATGAAGAAATCCCCGGAGCCGTTACTGCTGTAAAACCCGGTGCGGGCCAGGCCGAGTCCTACGCGTTTCGCCACCCGTTCGAGCTGACGTTGATCGAGCGGGGCGTCGGTGGCCACTACCACCATCACCGAGCCGCCGGGGTCCTGCGGCTCCGGGAGGCTGTATGGGAAGTATTTGCTAAAAGAGTAGCGGCCCAGTTCGCGCCCGACGGGAGCGCCGCCCACGGTGAGCACCCCGTCGAAGTTCGTCTGCACCAGCACCCCCACGGTGTAACCGCCCAGCTCTGCCGGCAGCACGCGGGACGCCGTGCCGATACCGCCCTTCCAGCCCATGCAGGAGCTCCCTGTCCCGGCGCCTACCGCCCCCTCCTCCACCGGCCCGGAGTGGGCGTTCTCCAGGGCCTGGAAGACGTCCTCTTTGCGCACGTGCCGCCCCTGGATGTCGTTGAGGAAGCCGTCGTTGACCTCGCCCACCACCGGATTCACAGTGCCGGTGCGGATGCCGATCTCTGGGTTTTGTTTGAGCGACCATTCGATGACGGCGTCGGCCACCAGCGGTACGTTGAGGGTATTGGTAAGAACGATGGGTACCTCCAGCGTGCCGAGCTCGTTCACCTGTTGCAGGCCGGTAGATTTGCCGAAGGCGTTGAGAACAAAGGCAGCGGCGGGCACCTTTTCTTGAAAGAGATTCCCCTCGTGCGGGATGATGGCCGTAACGCCGGTGCGCACCGGCCCTTGGCCCGGCACCAGCTTGCCCTCGCCCTCGATGAGAGCGGTGTGCCCCACTTTAACACCTTTGACGTCGGTTATGGCGTTATACTGCCCTGGCTTGAAAACACCGGTGACAATGCCGACGTCCCTGGCGCGCGGCCTCGCCGGCGCGGCTGAGGCCACCAGCGGAAGAACCAGCATGATGACCACCACGCCGACGGCCGCCCATCTCCGTCCCCAACACACCATCTGGAATTCCTCCTTTGCAGTGGAATCGCAGGGTTCTCCATTCCCATAAAGTTACAGTATGAGTATATGAGTTCCAGCGTAAAAAATGACCCGAGGAAGATCCGGGTCGTACGCCAGGCCATCATAGGTTGCATTGAGGTTAGAAAAGAAATCGGGTGCCGAAGAAACATCGGGATCCCGAGCAAACGCTGGGAGTGCCTGCCGCGGTCAAAGGCAGCGGGCGCCGCACACGGGAAGCGACTGCGAAAGAGCTCTTACCCTGCCCATGTCCGATTACGAGGACGCCCTGCTGGCTGCTTGTGCCAAACGCAACCGGCTTGATCTGATAATCACCCGTAATCTCAAGGACTTTACGGGATCGCCCGTCAAAGCAATGGCTCCCGATGCTTTCCGTGCCGGCTTTAGAGAATGACGGCTTAACCACCTCACCTGGTTGGGCGGTTTTTCTGCTGTAAGTATACCCACCACCATACGTCCGAAACTTAACAACTCGGGGCGGCGGCAGTGCCCCGAGTTGGTTTTTTTGCACGGTTGAGCCTTACCTCAGTTGGTTTTCGAGCGTGCTCAGGAGCTGGTCCAGCTGCTTGAGCTGCGAGACGGCGTTGTTCTCGGCGTTGGCGAACTGGTTGAGTTGATTAGCCGCTTGGGCCTCTTTGGCAGCGGTCGCCTGATAGTTCGGCGAACGCGCGTTGGAGAGGACCTGCTGGTTGGCCTTCTCGTCCTGGGCCAGCCGCTGGGCCGAGCGCACGTTGGTCGCCTCGCTCCGCTGCAACTGCCCCACGATCTGGCGCATCTGGCTGATGGTCTGGCGCGCCTGGTTGGTGTTTGCCGGCACGTGTCTCACCTCCTTCAGGGTTAGTCTTCCCCGTAAGGAGGCCGTTTAAAGACGAGGCGCTTATTCGTAGCGGGTGGTGGATTTCTCCGCAATGTAATCGAGGAGCCGATTGAGGAGGAGCGTAAGATCGCCTAGCTCATTTTGGATAATGCCCCACATCTCCCTTTCATCGAGACGGGCGTAATCATGCACCAGTCGGTTGCGGTACCCTGCCATTCCACGGAACTTATGCGTCAAATCGGGTTCAAGGACGCCGCCCCTTTCCAGGAGGTCAAAGATATCCCTATAATTGGCTGGGTTACCTAGGCCCGCTTTCACCACCGCCGAGGTCTAGAACGGCCTGTAAAGCTCGACGTAGGTGATGTTCGGCAATGGCAAAGTTGTCCGGATTTCCTGCAAACTCTTCCCAGGATAAAGACGCCAGACTCTTCAGGCGAGCAATAGAGGCCTGAATCAGCTGCGTGTGATCTGCCACAAGCTGTTCGTTAAACATGTTGTGTTGCCGCCCCCTCCTTTGCTGCTTCTAGGATCTCCCGGAAGTTCTGTTCGTACATGGGCTTAAGGTCCAGATAATCGCGGACAATGATGTCTTCCGCGTCCGTACGGGCGTCGAAGCTGGACTCATAGAGAACCCGCCCGGTATGGATAATTTCAAACTGCAGCGGCAGGCGCACAGCATTGACCACTACCAAATCCACCTGCCGGTTAGCAATTCTTTGTAAGCGGTCGATTATGTCAAAACGCTCAAGCGCCGATAACGCCTTGCCCTCCGGCAGCAGCACTGCCAAGTCGATATCGCTGTCCGGCCGCACCTCTCCGGTGGCCTGGGAACCAAAGAGGTAGATCGCCACCGGCGCAAGTCCGAGGAGTTCCGAAGTAAGACGCTTAAGAATAGCGTCCAGATCTCCACTGGTCTCTGTCACAGGGTACACCCTCCCCCTTGGGATGGTCTTGGTCTTACGTGATGCAGAAACACAAAGACCCAATTTGAGCATAGCAGTAACGGGATCTGCTGTCAATGTTTGGGATCACCCCGCCCACTCAGATTAAAGGGCACCTGGGAAGAGTTCCCAGGTGCCCGGCACCACAGTTCAGTCTTCCGGCACGGCCGGAAGGGTGAACCAAAAGGTAGAGCCGCGGCCGACCTCGCTCGTAACACCCACTCGGCCCCCGTGGGTCTCGATGATTTCCTTGGCGATGGCGAGCCCCAGACCGGTCCCGCCCAGGGCGCGGGACCGGGATTTTTCTACGCGGTAAAAGCGTTCCCAGATGTGGGGAAGGTCCTCCGCCGGAATGCCGGGCCCCTGGTCCTCCACTGCCACGGTTATGTTCCCGGTCGCAGAAAAAGCCCTGAGGCTGATCGTGCTGCCGGGTGGGGAGTAACGAATCGCATTGGTCAGGAAGTTGACAAGAACCTGCTCGACACGGTCCTCATTGGCCAGAAGGAACGGCAGGTCGGGCGGAACATCCTGTTCCACTGTGAGACTTTTCGCAGAAACTTGCTCACTGAGCTTAAAGAGGACGCGCCCAAAGAGGTCGGCGACATCCACCGCATTCAGATCCCATTTGGGTTGCCCCGACTGCAGGAGAGAGAGCTCCAGGATATCGTTGATTAAGGCTTTCAGGCGCAAGGTTTCCTGATAGATCACTTCAAGGTACTGCTTCGGATCGCGAGTCACTTCGTCCAGCAGGGCCTCAACAAAACCCTGGATGGCGGTAAGCGGGGTGCGCAGCTCGTGCGACACATTGGCCACGAAATCCCGCCGCAGCTGGTCCACCTGCTTGAGCTCCGTAACGTCCTCCAGCACGGCCACTGCGCCGCTCACCGCCTCCCCCGGTTCCACCAACGGTGTGACGTGTGTTATGACACAGGTCTTGCCATCGTTCAGCACGAGTTCACCGCTCCGGCTTTCTTTGCACTTAAGTACATCGGCGAACAGCTCGGCCAGTTCCGGGCAGCCCAGGGAGCCGATTGGGGCCCCTTGCAGGACAGCACCGCATGCCGTCCCCAGGTTTCTCGCCACGCCGGGATTGGAAAAAAGGATACGGCCTTCTTGATCGACGGCGATCACTCCTTCGCTCATGTTGGCCAGGATGTCCTCTATTTTTCTTTTCTCTTGTCTGAGGGCGCCGATGGTGCGATCCAGAGCAACCGCCAGGTCATTGAAGTTCTGCGCGAGTTGCCCCACCTCGTCGTGAGAGGTTACCGGTACCTGTTGCTTGAAGTTCCCCTCCGCCATGGCCAAGCTGATACGGCCCATTTCTTTCAAAGGACGGGAGATGGAACGGGAAAGATAAAAGCCGAGCAATGTCGCAAAGAGCACGGCGATTCCGGCGGCGCTTACAATGAGGCGCTGCACCGCTCTGATGGTCGCGGCGATATCGGCCAGGGGTGTAAAGATAACGAGCGCGCCCATCACCTCGCCCTGGTCCTTCAGGGGGATCACAGCCCGCAGAATGTCTTGCCCGAAGGGACTTGCAGGTACGCGCCCGCTGGCAGGTTCCCCCCGCAAGACCTTCAAGCTGGTCGCCGGGTCAAGGAGCGGCGGCGGCCGGCCCGGCGGCCTTGGGTCGGCGCCGGGGGCCAGATCCGCCCGCTCCAGCACCACCAACCGGCTCCCGGGAAGGTTACGGAGGTGGCTGCCCCACACGCGCAGGTTTTCGCGCGCGGTGCCGATGGAGGTCTGCAGAGCCTGCGCCACTTGCTGGCCCTGTTGGAGCAGTTCTTTTTCTTTGACCGAGTAATAGAAGCCGGCGAAAAGGCGCGACGTGGTTATGCCCACCGCCAGCAGGGTTACGAGAGCGACAGCCAAGTATGACAGGAGGAGTTTCCCGAAAAGGGTGCGCGGCGACTTGAGTCTCATGCCTAGTGCCACCCTCAGTTTTGGTTTACTTCAAACTTGTAACCCTTGCCCCAGATGGTTTTTATGTAGGAGATCCCGGCGGGGCGAAGTTTTTCGCGCAGACGGCGGACATGGGTATCCACCGTGCGCGCATCGCCGAGATACTGGTACCCCCAGACAGACTCGAGCAGCTGCTCGCGGGTGAATACGCGCTCCGGCCGGGAGGCCAGGAACCAGAGGAGTTCAAACTCCCGGGGGGTCAGCTGGACCTCCTCACCCGCCACCTCCACCCGGTTGGCGGCTTTATCCAGCATAAGCTGCGGGTAATTGAGGACCTCACGCTGCGCCTTGCCGGCCCCTTGGGCGCGGCGCAGAACCGCCTTGACCCGTGCCACCATTTCGCGGGGACTGAAGGGCTTGGAAATGTAGTCGTCCGCCCCGAGCTCGAGACCCAGCACCCGGTCAAATTCCTCCGACTTTGCTGTGAGCATGATGATCGGCGTGGAAGAGCTTTTGCGAACCTCCTTGCAGATCGCCCAGCCGTCTACTTCCGGCAGCATGATGTCCAGGAGGATAAGATCATACCGGCCCTGCTCCAGCTTCGCGAGCGCCTCACGACCATCGTGGGCTGTTTCCACAGTAAAAGATTCTTTTTCGAGGTAAACGCGCACCAGATCACAGACCGGCTGCTCATCCTCCACTACCAGGATCGTGGTCAAAGCAGCCACCTCCCGTCTCTCGTAATTCCACATAAAGCAGCTGAATCCTCTAGACATAATGGGCGAGGGAGAGTTTTCTCCCTCGCCTGCGTTAACGGAGTTAGGACTGGGAAGAGGTACCGGACGAAGGCGCGTCGGTTGGAGGCGCACCGAATCCGCCCCTCCCGTGAGGTCCGCGCCCGCCGCCGAAACCGCCGAAGCCGCCGAAACCACGCAGGGACTTCGCCTTTTCCAGCTGTTCAGCCGTGAGGATGGACTCAAACTTCTTTTGGTACTCTTGGGTGACTTGCTGCAACTGGGTCCGGAGGTCGCTCACCTCTTTGGTCTTGGCGTCCACAGTCGCCTGGTCGGGGTTTTTCTCCCACCGGAGCTGCCGAAGCTCAAACACGGCGTCCTGCAGCTTGGCTCTCAAGTCCTTAGTTCCCTCATACATTTCGCGCTGCAGGTCTTGAATCTTCTGTACCTGCTCGTCGGTAAGCCCCAGCTCAGCGGCCGGACGCGCAGCACCGGGGAGGGAACCGCGCCGAGACTTAACCTTTTCCAGCTGCTCAGGCGTGAGGATGGACTCAATTTTCTGCCGGAACTCCTGGGTAGATTGCTGCAACTGGGTCTTCAGATCCTGGATTTGCTTCACCTGCTCATCCGTAAGCCCCAGGTCGGCCGCCAACTTTGTAGGATCGGCGGCGATTCTGCCGCCGAAGCCCCAGGGCGCGGCGGCCGCCAGCTGAGCGACGCCCAGGACCAGCGCCAGGGTGAGCGTCAGCCACACGGCTTTCTTTTTCATCCTCGCTTCGCTCCTTTACCGTAAGTATCGCAGGACGGTTGCTGGTTACGCCAGTCGAGTTCGAACAGCTCGCCTCCTTTTCCTCAGCCTGGGGGCGGCCACCGGTGAACCGCCTTCGAGACTTATTGTAGCCGGCGTTTGTGACGATTCTGTGACCAAGGTGTGAGGGAACGTCGAACTTTCACGGGGAATTACGTTCGGTTTTCGGAAATGGTTTGATCACAATTCGTTCACAAATTTAGGATAGAATTACCACATGAAGATGAACTTCCGGAGCGGCCACTGCTGCGGATTTCGCTTTTCGGAAAAGGTTTCATCACCATTACTTCACAAATTCCAGAATAGAATTAGGCGAGGCAAGGCAACGGAAGGAGGGCCGGCTTGAGGAAGGCGAAGGAGCGGCGGTTGTGACTGTTTCCGGCAGCCACTGTAGCCAAGAGCGAAAACATAACTATGAGGTGAGGAGCTTGCAGGTCAAATCCCGTACTTTCGTTTTCATAGGCACAGGTTTAGTTCTCGCGCTGCTGGCCGGATACGCGGGCCTTCATTTGCTTGGACGGCCTAAGGCCAGCGCTCAGCAAGCCGCCAAGACGGTTCAGGTCAGCCGTGGAGCCATTGAGGTCGCGGTCAGCGGCAGCGGCAACGTGGCTTTTGCTGAGGATGTCCAGCTTAAGGCCCAGGCCTCTGGGAAGGTGGTTCAGGTATTGGTAAAGGACGGTGAGCAAGTCAAGGCCGGGCAGACCCTCTTTGTTCTGGAGAACAGCTCGCTGGAGCTGCAGCGCGAACAGGCGCAAAGCACTGTTGATAATCTGAGTACCGAGTTGGAGCAACTCCAAAAAGACATGGCAGCGCTGCGCGTAACAGCGCCGCAGGCGGGCAGAATCACCGCCATAGCCGTCGGCGAAGGAGATAAGGTTACCGAAGGGGCCTCGCTTGTGACGCTGGTCGATGACGCCACCTTCTCCGTCACCGTTCCGTTCCTGAAGCCGCAGCGCGATCAGATCACAGCCGGTCAGGCGGCCGAGGTTTTCCTGCCCGATTTCCTAAGTTCTCTGCACGGCAAAGTAGTAAGGGTAAGCGGGAGCGGGCAGCCGGGCACCGGCGGGACGGTGGTCTATCCCGTAACTGTAGAATTCGCCAATCCCGGTGCCCTGACGGAGGGCGTCAAGGCCACCGTCACCGTTCAAACCAAGCAGGGCCCGGTGGAGGCGCTGGAAATGGGGACGGCCGCGCCCAAAAAAGTCGCGGAGGTCCGCAGCGCCGTCGCCGGCGAAGTAAAGGCGGTCGGCGTAGAGGTCGGTGACAAAGTGCAGCCGGGGCAGCTTCTTGTAAAGCTTGCCAACGATGACCTGCCCAACCAGCTGGCCCAAAAACAAGACAGCTTGTCCCAGGCGAAGCTCAACCTGGCCACCCAGAACGACCAGCTGGCGCGGCTTACGGTAACCGCCCCGATAAGCGGCGTCTTTCGTGAGGTGCAAGAGACGCAGAGCAGCGATGGAACCGTGCTGGGTCCTGTACAGGTCGGCGATGAACTGAAGCCCAATGACCTCCTCGGGCGGATAGTCAACAACTCCAGCTACGAAGTAGTCGTCAAGATCGATGAGCTCGACATCAGCCAGGTCCAGCTGGGACAAAAAGCGGAGATAACGGTGGACGCCCTGCCGGGGCAGACCCTGCAGGGGACGGTGACCCAAATCGCGGAGGAAGGTACCGTACAGAACGGAGCCGCAGTCTACCCGGTAACGCTCACCCTCCCGCCGACACCCGGCCTCAAAGCCGGAATGACTGCCAATGCGCGCATTCTGGTGGCGGCCAAGGATAACGCACTCCTTCTCCCCGTCGAGGCGGTGCAGGACCGGAACGGACGCTTCTTTGTGGCCCTGCCTGCGGCCACAGAATCAACCCAAGGAAAACAGGGCAGACGGCAGGAAATCAAGGTCGGCCTGCACAACGAGGCTTTTGTCGAAGTGCTCGAAGGTCTCCAGGAGGGCGATACGGTGCTGCTGGCCCAGACCAGCACGACCCCGGCTAAGCAAGAAAACAGCGCGCGCCCCCCAATGCCGGGGATGATGCCGGGCGGATTCGGTGGCTCTCGTCCCCGCGCGTAGGGAGGCGGAAGATAGATGATCGAGCTCAAGAACATAACCAAGACATACCGCATGGGCAAAATCAGCGTTGACGCGCTACGAGGCGTCACACTTTCGGTTGCGGCCGGCGAGCTGATGGCCATCGTCGGCCCCTCCGGCTCCGGCAAGTCGACGCTGATGAACATCTTGGGCTGCCTGGATGTGCCGACGAGCGGCGAGTACTGGCTGGAGGGAAAAGAGGTCGGGAAGCTGGCAGACAATGAGCTTGCCCGGCTGCGCAACCAAAAGATCGGTTTCATCTTTCAGAGGTTTAACCTGCTGCCTCAACTCACTGCCTGGGAAAACGTTCAGGTGCCGCTCCTTTATGCCGGCGTCGGGCTCAAAGAGCGGAGGGAACGGGCCGCCGAAGCGCTCCGCCAGGTCGGGCTGGGTGAGCGCCTGCACCATCGTCCGAACGAGCTTTCCGGCGGTCAGCAGCAGCGCGTAGCCGTCGCCCGGGCGCTGGTAACGCGCCCGTCTTTCCTCTTGGCGGATGAACCGACCGGTAATCTTGACTCTCGCGCCGGGCGGGAGATCACGGAGCTTCTCTTTGCACTAAACAGCAACCGTACCACTGTTATCGTAGTCACCCACGATCAGGCGCTGGCCCGGCGCTTTCCCCGGCTGATCGCCATCCAAGACGGGGAAGTAGTTAAGGAGGAGGCAAGCTGATGGAATTCGTCACGGCAGTTTCCCTGGCCTGGGAAGGCATTGTGAACAATAAACTGCGTTCTCTCCTGACCATGCTGGGGGTGATCATCGGCGTCGCTTCCGTAATTTCTATGGTCGCCATCGGCGCCGGCACGAACGAACAGGTTACCCAGCGCATCCAGTCGCTTGGCTCCAACCTGCTCACCGTTCAGGTCGGGGGACGGGGTGCTGCGACTTCGCTGCGCTACGATCAAGTCATGGCTCTCAGCGAGCTGGCGCACGTAAGCGCCGTAGCTCCGGCCGTAACAGGAAGCGCCACCGTCAAGTACGGTAACAAGTCCCAGGATACCTCGATCGAAGCAACCAACGCTGATTATGCCTCCGCCCGCAACGTAACCGTTCAAAGCGGCCGCTTTCTCTCTGCGCTGGACATCACGTTCCACCACAAGGTTGCTTTGGTAGGAACAGAGGTGGCACAAGAGCTTTTCGGGAACACCAACCCGGTGGGGCAGCGCCTGCTTGTTAACGGAATCGAGTTCACCGTAGTAGGGCTCTTGGAGTCGAAAGGTGGAAGCGGCGGTATGTCCTTGGACAACCGTGTGCTCATTCCGCTGACTTCTGCCAACCTGGTCCTGGGAGGTCAGAACATCCGCACCATTTACGTACAAGCGGATTCGCCCGGGACTGTGGATGAGGTGGAAGCGGCCGTGAGCGACTGGCTGCTCAAGCGCTTTCGCGATGAAGACGCCTTTAGGGTTTTCAACCAGGCCGACATGCTGGCGACGGTGAACGAGGTCACCAAGTCGTTTTCTCTGATGCTGGGCGGGATTGCCGGGATTTCCCTTCTCGTCGGCGGCATCGGCATCATGAATATCATGCTGGTGTCCGTCACCGAGCGCACCCGCGAGATCGGGATCCGGAAGGCCCTGGGCGCCAAACGGCGGGATATCCTGAACCAGTTTCTCGTTGAGTCCATGGTGCTCAGCGGCAGCGGCGGGGTCCTGGGGCTGGGTGCGGGTGTAGCTTTTTGCTTCGCCCTGGAGCGGCTCTTCCAGATTCCGACACGCCTGGCTGTTTTGCCGGCGGCCGTAGCCTTCGGCTCCGCCGTCCTGGTCGGCGTGTTCTTCGGGCTCTACCCCGCCCGCCGCGCGGCCGACCTGAACCCCATCGACGCCCTGCAGTATGAGTGATCCTGGCCCCGGCTCGCGAGACTTGATCCTGGTTTTCCAGGTGCCTGGCACCACGTTAGCACCGTGCTGGCCGGCCACTGTACCGGTTTCTCCGCCAGCTGCGCCCTCGCCCAGGCTTTGGGCAGTCGGCTTACTCCTCGGGCCGGCGGGTCCGTACTTACCGTCTAACCCCTTACGCGGCAAAACAGAACTAATGCGGTGAACAGCCTGTTGCGCTGATTTGAGGGGAATGCTAAAGTAAGAATACAGACGTGATTCGCAAGGGAGGACCCTCACATGCCACGATACAGAGGTGTTGTGCGTGGAAACGTGGTCGTACTTGAAGAAAAAGCAAACCTACCGGACGGAATGCCGGTCCTTGTAGAAGTACGAAAGGCAAACGATCACAAGGTCAGATCCAACCAGGATCCTTTTCTCGACGTAGATGCTTGGGCTCCACTTCCTTCCCAAGATACGCCGACCGACCTTGCGCGCAACCACGATCATTACTTGTACGGCTGCGAAAAAAATGGCTAAGAGCGCAGTCTTTGTGGACACGGCCGGGTGGTTGGCGTTGGTCAACCGACGCGACCAGCTTCATGAACTGCTGCAGTATGAGTGATCCTGATCCGGGCTCAGGCGACCAGATCCTGGCTTGCCGGCTGCCGGGTACCTCCGCCACTGCAACGACACATCGCTTCCAGTCCCCGGAAGAGAAGGATTCGCATGGTAGCAAAAACCGCCCCGAGAAGGGCGGCTTTTGTTTGCAGGATACATACGCGAGAAAACCCGATGCCGGACCTTAAGGCTGCGGAGCAGCCGGTGCCGGGGTGGGTACCGTGCCCAACGGTTGTTCGGAGCTTGGCTCACCGGGGGAAACGGTATTCTCGGGCAGCTCTAGCTCGGGTGCCTCGAGAACCTCGGCCGGCACTTCAAGCTTAAGGTTCGGGTCGTAGGTGTACTCGTCGGTCTGCATGCTCATCTGCAGGGCCTGGATGGGAATTTCCTCGCCCTGGAACTTGGGTGCATAGGTGATCACCATGCTGTACTCGGCCTTTTTGGTCAGGTAGTCAGCGGCACCCACGTAGGTGATGCCCCAGAAGGAGAAAGAGTCGATCATCTCGGTGGCCTGGGCCAGAGACTTTTGCATCTCCTCCGCGCCGGCGAATTGCCCCAGGGCCGCGCTGAGGAACTTCTGGAAATCGTCCACGCGACCGTAGAAGGCGATTTCGTAGACCTTCTGCCCGTCAACCTCGGTGGTACCGAGGAGCTTATAATGGAGGTAGTCCTCCATGCCGGGCGGGATCACCTCGGTTTGTTGCTGGGCCTGCTTCAGGATTTGGCCGAGGTCTGGCATCAAGCCCTTCGGATACCGGAACCAACCGACCTTGCCAGTTTTCGGATCCGGGAGCTTTTGGTACATCTCG
Coding sequences:
- a CDS encoding efflux RND transporter periplasmic adaptor subunit, producing the protein MQVKSRTFVFIGTGLVLALLAGYAGLHLLGRPKASAQQAAKTVQVSRGAIEVAVSGSGNVAFAEDVQLKAQASGKVVQVLVKDGEQVKAGQTLFVLENSSLELQREQAQSTVDNLSTELEQLQKDMAALRVTAPQAGRITAIAVGEGDKVTEGASLVTLVDDATFSVTVPFLKPQRDQITAGQAAEVFLPDFLSSLHGKVVRVSGSGQPGTGGTVVYPVTVEFANPGALTEGVKATVTVQTKQGPVEALEMGTAAPKKVAEVRSAVAGEVKAVGVEVGDKVQPGQLLVKLANDDLPNQLAQKQDSLSQAKLNLATQNDQLARLTVTAPISGVFREVQETQSSDGTVLGPVQVGDELKPNDLLGRIVNNSSYEVVVKIDELDISQVQLGQKAEITVDALPGQTLQGTVTQIAEEGTVQNGAAVYPVTLTLPPTPGLKAGMTANARILVAAKDNALLLPVEAVQDRNGRFFVALPAATESTQGKQGRRQEIKVGLHNEAFVEVLEGLQEGDTVLLAQTSTTPAKQENSARPPMPGMMPGGFGGSRPRA
- a CDS encoding response regulator transcription factor — protein: MTTILVVEDEQPVCDLVRVYLEKESFTVETAHDGREALAKLEQGRYDLILLDIMLPEVDGWAICKEVRKSSSTPIIMLTAKSEEFDRVLGLELGADDYISKPFSPREMVARVKAVLRRAQGAGKAQREVLNYPQLMLDKAANRVEVAGEEVQLTPREFELLWFLASRPERVFTREQLLESVWGYQYLGDARTVDTHVRRLREKLRPAGISYIKTIWGKGYKFEVNQN
- a CDS encoding ATP-binding protein, producing the protein MRLKSPRTLFGKLLLSYLAVALVTLLAVGITTSRLFAGFYYSVKEKELLQQGQQVAQALQTSIGTARENLRVWGSHLRNLPGSRLVVLERADLAPGADPRPPGRPPPLLDPATSLKVLRGEPASGRVPASPFGQDILRAVIPLKDQGEVMGALVIFTPLADIAATIRAVQRLIVSAAGIAVLFATLLGFYLSRSISRPLKEMGRISLAMAEGNFKQQVPVTSHDEVGQLAQNFNDLAVALDRTIGALRQEKRKIEDILANMSEGVIAVDQEGRILFSNPGVARNLGTACGAVLQGAPIGSLGCPELAELFADVLKCKESRSGELVLNDGKTCVITHVTPLVEPGEAVSGAVAVLEDVTELKQVDQLRRDFVANVSHELRTPLTAIQGFVEALLDEVTRDPKQYLEVIYQETLRLKALINDILELSLLQSGQPKWDLNAVDVADLFGRVLFKLSEQVSAKSLTVEQDVPPDLPFLLANEDRVEQVLVNFLTNAIRYSPPGSTISLRAFSATGNITVAVEDQGPGIPAEDLPHIWERFYRVEKSRSRALGGTGLGLAIAKEIIETHGGRVGVTSEVGRGSTFWFTLPAVPED
- a CDS encoding Spy/CpxP family protein refolding chaperone; this translates as MKKKAVWLTLTLALVLGVAQLAAAAPWGFGGRIAADPTKLAADLGLTDEQVKQIQDLKTQLQQSTQEFRQKIESILTPEQLEKVKSRRGSLPGAARPAAELGLTDEQVQKIQDLQREMYEGTKDLRAKLQDAVFELRQLRWEKNPDQATVDAKTKEVSDLRTQLQQVTQEYQKKFESILTAEQLEKAKSLRGFGGFGGFGGGRGPHGRGGFGAPPTDAPSSGTSSQS
- a CDS encoding PIN domain-containing protein, with amino-acid sequence MRLEKKSGAEETSGSRANAGSACRGQRQRAPHTGSDCERALTLPMSDYEDALLAACAKRNRLDLIITRNLKDFTGSPVKAMAPDAFRAGFRE
- a CDS encoding nucleotidyltransferase domain-containing protein, which translates into the protein MTETSGDLDAILKRLTSELLGLAPVAIYLFGSQATGEVRPDSDIDLAVLLPEGKALSALERFDIIDRLQRIANRQVDLVVVNAVRLPLQFEIIHTGRVLYESSFDARTDAEDIIVRDYLDLKPMYEQNFREILEAAKEGAATQHV
- a CDS encoding ABC transporter ATP-binding protein → MIELKNITKTYRMGKISVDALRGVTLSVAAGELMAIVGPSGSGKSTLMNILGCLDVPTSGEYWLEGKEVGKLADNELARLRNQKIGFIFQRFNLLPQLTAWENVQVPLLYAGVGLKERRERAAEALRQVGLGERLHHRPNELSGGQQQRVAVARALVTRPSFLLADEPTGNLDSRAGREITELLFALNSNRTTVIVVTHDQALARRFPRLIAIQDGEVVKEEAS
- a CDS encoding DUF86 domain-containing protein, whose protein sequence is MVKAGLGNPANYRDIFDLLERGGVLEPDLTHKFRGMAGYRNRLVHDYARLDEREMWGIIQNELGDLTLLLNRLLDYIAEKSTTRYE
- a CDS encoding ABC transporter permease: MEFVTAVSLAWEGIVNNKLRSLLTMLGVIIGVASVISMVAIGAGTNEQVTQRIQSLGSNLLTVQVGGRGAATSLRYDQVMALSELAHVSAVAPAVTGSATVKYGNKSQDTSIEATNADYASARNVTVQSGRFLSALDITFHHKVALVGTEVAQELFGNTNPVGQRLLVNGIEFTVVGLLESKGGSGGMSLDNRVLIPLTSANLVLGGQNIRTIYVQADSPGTVDEVEAAVSDWLLKRFRDEDAFRVFNQADMLATVNEVTKSFSLMLGGIAGISLLVGGIGIMNIMLVSVTERTREIGIRKALGAKRRDILNQFLVESMVLSGSGGVLGLGAGVAFCFALERLFQIPTRLAVLPAAVAFGSAVLVGVFFGLYPARRAADLNPIDALQYE
- a CDS encoding P1 family peptidase — translated: MVCWGRRWAAVGVVVIMLVLPLVASAAPARPRARDVGIVTGVFKPGQYNAITDVKGVKVGHTALIEGEGKLVPGQGPVRTGVTAIIPHEGNLFQEKVPAAAFVLNAFGKSTGLQQVNELGTLEVPIVLTNTLNVPLVADAVIEWSLKQNPEIGIRTGTVNPVVGEVNDGFLNDIQGRHVRKEDVFQALENAHSGPVEEGAVGAGTGSSCMGWKGGIGTASRVLPAELGGYTVGVLVQTNFDGVLTVGGAPVGRELGRYSFSKYFPYSLPEPQDPGGSVMVVVATDAPLDQRQLERVAKRVGLGLARTGFYSSNGSGDFFIAFSTAQRIPHSSGLTIKSEVVSNDSMSALFLATVEATEEAVLNSLLKATTVVGRDGNTRDAIDIKELLQVLKKYNALDWDKKLPPWGNGQK